Proteins from one Haloarchaeobius litoreus genomic window:
- a CDS encoding universal stress protein, translating into MTYVVPFDDQRLSRVALDRAQSYAGLTEERVVAVSVVPRNPSYARERDWIASDESFDVQLVLERLAETVDSIAPEAEFEYVLADRYASPGTISSKIRRKARNLNATVVFVGSENAGRMLTTLRSVGHSVAADDTYDVHIVRRARATGVAVLDEHSQLFED; encoded by the coding sequence ATGACCTACGTCGTCCCGTTCGACGACCAGCGCCTCTCGCGTGTCGCGCTCGACCGGGCGCAGTCGTACGCGGGCCTGACCGAGGAGCGCGTCGTCGCCGTCTCGGTCGTCCCGCGGAACCCCAGCTACGCCAGAGAGCGCGACTGGATCGCCTCCGACGAGAGCTTCGACGTGCAGCTGGTGCTGGAACGGCTCGCGGAAACAGTCGACAGCATCGCGCCCGAGGCCGAGTTCGAGTACGTCCTCGCGGACCGGTACGCGTCGCCGGGCACCATCTCCTCGAAGATCCGCCGCAAGGCACGGAACTTGAACGCGACGGTCGTCTTCGTCGGGAGCGAGAACGCGGGTCGGATGCTGACCACGCTCCGGAGCGTCGGCCACAGCGTCGCGGCCGACGACACCTACGACGTCCACATCGTCCGTCGCGCCCGCGCGACCGGCGTCGCGGTCCTCGACGAACACTCCCAGCTGTTCGAGGACTGA
- a CDS encoding DNA-directed RNA polymerase subunit A', which yields MASSQTPKEIGEIDFGLMDPEEYRDMSATKIITADTYDDDGFPIDMGLMDPRLGVIDPGLECKTCGQHSGSCNGHFGHIELAAPVIHVGFTKLIRRLLRGTCRECARLCLTEDERDEFRGQLDQTRKLGRDLNDVTKAAIRQARKKDRCPFCGEIQFDIQHEKPTTYYEVQQVLTSEYSQRIAAAMQPGEDDDEPMGREALANETGIELSRVNQILSGEFRPRESDRKALEKALDIDLTEEDMNKLMPSDIRDWFEDIPDEDIEVLGISSDKSRPEWMILTVLPVPPVTARPSITLDNGQRSEDDLTHKLVDIIRINQRFMENREAGAPQLIIEDLWELLQYHVTTFMDNEISGTPPARHRSGRPLKTLSQRLKGKEGRFRGSLSGKRVNFSARTVISPDPTLSLNEVGVPDRVATEMTQTMNVTERNLEDARRYVTNGPETHPGANYVRRPDGRRLKVTEKNCEELAEKVEAGWEVNRHLIDGDIVVFNRQPSLHRMSIMAHEVVVMPYKTFRLNTVVCPPYNADFDGDEMNMHALQNEEARAEARVLMRVQEQILSPRFGENIIGAIQDHISGTYLLTHTNPQFNETQALDLLRATRIDELPEEVGVDDDGRPYWTGRQLFSELLPDDLNLDFKSNTGDSVVIEDGRLLEGTIDEDAVGAFGGEVVDTIAKVYGLTRARQFINEVATLAMRSIMHFGFSIGIDDETIPGEAQERIDETIEDAYDRVEELIDTYDAGELESLPGRTVDETLEMKIMQTLGKARDNAGDIAEEHFEDDNPAVVMANSGARGSMLNLTQMAGCVGQQAVRGTRINRGYEDRTLSHYKKNDLSAEAHGFVEHSYTGGLTPREFFFHAMGGREGLVDTAVRTSKSGYLQRRLINALSELETQYDGTVRDTSDTIVQFEFGEDGTSPTKVAYDDDHGIDVDQIADRVIEAEFESEDSKAEFLGEKARPTNLSEHGEARRNPDLLSEVESDD from the coding sequence ATGGCAAGCTCACAGACACCAAAGGAGATCGGCGAGATCGACTTCGGGCTGATGGACCCGGAGGAGTACCGGGACATGTCCGCCACGAAGATCATCACGGCGGACACGTACGACGACGACGGCTTCCCCATCGACATGGGGCTGATGGACCCGCGGCTGGGCGTCATCGACCCCGGGCTGGAGTGCAAGACCTGCGGTCAGCACTCGGGCTCGTGTAACGGGCACTTCGGCCACATCGAGCTGGCCGCGCCCGTCATCCACGTCGGCTTCACGAAGCTCATCCGGCGGTTGCTCCGTGGCACCTGCCGCGAGTGCGCCCGGCTCTGTCTCACCGAGGACGAGCGCGACGAGTTCCGCGGCCAGCTCGACCAGACGCGCAAGCTGGGTCGGGACCTCAACGACGTGACGAAGGCGGCCATCCGGCAGGCCCGGAAGAAGGACCGCTGTCCGTTCTGCGGCGAGATCCAGTTCGACATCCAGCACGAGAAGCCGACGACGTACTACGAGGTCCAGCAGGTGCTGACCTCGGAGTATTCCCAGCGCATCGCGGCCGCGATGCAGCCCGGCGAGGACGACGACGAGCCGATGGGACGCGAGGCGCTCGCCAACGAGACGGGCATCGAGCTCTCCCGGGTCAACCAGATCCTCTCCGGCGAGTTCCGCCCCCGGGAGTCCGACCGGAAGGCACTGGAGAAGGCGCTCGACATCGACCTCACCGAGGAGGACATGAACAAGCTGATGCCCTCGGACATCCGCGACTGGTTCGAGGACATCCCGGACGAGGACATCGAGGTGCTCGGCATCTCGTCGGACAAGTCCCGACCGGAGTGGATGATCCTGACCGTGCTCCCGGTCCCGCCGGTGACGGCGCGACCCTCGATCACGCTGGACAACGGCCAGCGCTCCGAGGACGACCTCACCCACAAGCTGGTCGACATCATCCGTATCAACCAGCGGTTCATGGAGAACCGCGAGGCCGGTGCGCCCCAGCTCATCATCGAGGACCTCTGGGAGCTGCTCCAGTACCACGTCACGACGTTCATGGACAACGAGATCTCGGGCACGCCGCCGGCGCGCCACCGCTCCGGCCGTCCGCTGAAGACGCTGTCCCAGCGCCTGAAGGGCAAGGAGGGCCGCTTCCGTGGCTCGCTGTCCGGCAAGCGCGTGAACTTCTCCGCCAGGACCGTCATCAGCCCGGACCCGACGCTCTCGCTGAACGAGGTCGGCGTGCCGGACCGGGTCGCGACGGAGATGACCCAGACGATGAACGTCACCGAGCGGAATCTGGAGGACGCCCGACGCTACGTGACGAACGGGCCCGAGACGCACCCGGGTGCGAACTACGTCCGCCGGCCGGACGGTCGCCGCCTGAAGGTGACCGAGAAGAACTGCGAGGAGCTCGCCGAGAAGGTAGAGGCCGGCTGGGAGGTCAACCGACACCTCATCGACGGCGACATCGTCGTGTTCAACCGGCAGCCCTCGCTGCACCGGATGTCCATCATGGCCCACGAGGTCGTGGTGATGCCGTACAAGACGTTCCGCCTGAACACCGTCGTCTGCCCGCCGTACAACGCCGACTTCGACGGTGACGAGATGAACATGCACGCGCTCCAGAACGAGGAGGCCCGCGCCGAGGCGCGCGTCCTCATGCGCGTGCAGGAGCAGATCCTCTCGCCGCGCTTCGGCGAGAACATCATCGGAGCCATCCAGGACCACATCTCGGGGACGTACCTGCTGACGCACACGAACCCGCAGTTCAACGAGACGCAGGCGCTCGACCTGCTGCGTGCGACCCGCATCGACGAGCTGCCCGAGGAGGTCGGCGTCGACGACGACGGCCGCCCGTACTGGACGGGCCGCCAGCTGTTCTCGGAACTGCTCCCCGACGACCTCAACCTCGACTTCAAGTCGAACACCGGGGACTCGGTCGTCATCGAGGACGGGCGGCTCCTCGAGGGCACCATCGACGAGGACGCCGTCGGCGCGTTCGGCGGCGAGGTCGTCGACACCATCGCGAAGGTGTACGGCCTGACCCGCGCCCGCCAGTTCATCAACGAGGTCGCGACGCTCGCGATGCGCTCGATCATGCACTTCGGGTTCTCCATCGGCATCGACGACGAGACCATCCCGGGAGAGGCACAGGAGCGCATCGACGAGACCATCGAGGACGCCTACGACCGCGTGGAGGAGCTCATCGATACGTACGACGCGGGCGAGCTCGAGTCGCTCCCGGGTCGGACCGTCGACGAGACGCTGGAGATGAAGATCATGCAGACGCTCGGCAAGGCGCGTGACAACGCCGGCGACATCGCCGAGGAGCACTTCGAGGACGACAACCCGGCGGTCGTCATGGCCAACTCCGGGGCGCGTGGGTCGATGCTGAACCTGACCCAGATGGCCGGCTGTGTCGGCCAGCAGGCGGTCCGTGGGACCCGCATCAACCGCGGGTACGAGGACCGCACCCTCAGCCACTACAAGAAGAACGACCTCTCCGCGGAGGCACACGGCTTCGTCGAGCACTCCTACACCGGCGGGCTGACCCCGCGGGAGTTCTTCTTCCACGCGATGGGTGGCCGCGAGGGCCTGGTCGACACGGCAGTCCGCACCTCGAAGTCCGGCTACCTGCAGCGCCGGCTCATCAACGCGCTCTCCGAGCTGGAGACGCAGTACGACGGCACGGTGCGCGACACCAGCGACACCATCGTCCAGTTCGAGTTCGGCGAGGACGGCACGTCACCGACGAAGGTCGCCTACGACGACGACCACGGCATCGACGTGGACCAGATCGCCGACCGCGTCATCGAGGCGGAGTTCGAGAGCGAGGACTCGAAGGCGGAGTTCCTGGGCGAGAAGGCTCGCCCGACGAACCTCTCCGAGCACGGGGAGGCACGTCGCAACCCCGACCTCCTCTCGGAGGTGGAGTCGGATGACTGA
- a CDS encoding tubulin/FtsZ family protein, giving the protein MVGFGQAGGKVVDRFVEFDRQTRGKTVRAAVAVNTATADLRGLKHIPKDQQVLIGQTRVKGHGVGADNELGAEVTEEDIEEIQAALDDVPVHEVDAFMVVAGLGGGTGSGGAPVLAKHLKRLYAEPVYGLGILPGSDEGGLYTLNAARSFQTFVREVDNLIVFDNESWRHTGESLGEGYADINDELVRRLAVLFGAGEVDEGGAVGESVVDASEIINTLGSGGVSTIGYAVDHVEREKGGLFSRFSKKELDETDTTNRITSLVRKAALGRLTLPCELNGAERGLLVMAGPPEYLNRKGIEHGRRWLEEQTGSMEIRGGDYPLPDEHSVACVVLLSGVTDVPRIKGLQQVAIEAMENLEEIRSQSDANLAALLDDGDEELTPLF; this is encoded by the coding sequence ATGGTCGGCTTCGGCCAGGCGGGCGGGAAGGTCGTCGACCGGTTCGTCGAGTTCGACCGGCAGACCCGGGGGAAGACGGTCCGGGCGGCCGTCGCGGTGAACACGGCGACGGCCGACCTCCGCGGCCTGAAGCACATCCCGAAGGACCAGCAGGTGCTCATCGGGCAGACCAGGGTGAAGGGCCACGGCGTCGGGGCCGACAACGAGCTCGGCGCGGAGGTCACCGAGGAGGACATCGAGGAGATACAGGCGGCGCTCGACGACGTCCCGGTCCACGAGGTGGATGCGTTCATGGTCGTCGCCGGGCTCGGCGGCGGCACCGGGTCGGGTGGCGCACCGGTGCTGGCGAAGCACCTGAAGCGGCTCTACGCCGAACCCGTCTACGGGCTGGGCATCCTCCCGGGCTCGGACGAGGGCGGGCTGTACACGCTGAACGCGGCGCGGTCGTTCCAGACGTTCGTCCGCGAGGTGGACAACCTCATCGTCTTCGACAACGAGTCGTGGCGTCACACGGGCGAGTCGCTGGGCGAGGGCTACGCCGACATCAACGACGAGCTGGTGCGCCGGCTCGCGGTGCTGTTCGGCGCGGGCGAGGTCGACGAGGGCGGCGCTGTCGGCGAGTCGGTCGTCGACGCCTCCGAGATCATCAACACGCTCGGCAGCGGCGGCGTCTCGACCATCGGCTACGCCGTCGACCACGTCGAGCGCGAGAAGGGCGGGCTGTTCTCCCGGTTCTCGAAGAAGGAGCTGGACGAGACCGACACGACGAACCGTATCACCTCGCTGGTCCGGAAGGCGGCGCTCGGTCGGCTCACGCTCCCGTGCGAGCTCAACGGGGCGGAGCGTGGGCTGCTCGTCATGGCAGGCCCGCCGGAGTACCTCAACCGGAAGGGAATCGAGCACGGCCGCCGGTGGCTGGAGGAGCAGACCGGCTCGATGGAGATCCGCGGCGGGGACTACCCGCTGCCGGACGAGCACTCCGTCGCCTGCGTGGTGCTGCTGTCGGGCGTGACCGACGTGCCCCGCATCAAGGGGCTCCAGCAGGTCGCCATCGAGGCGATGGAGAACCTGGAGGAGATCCGCTCGCAGTCCGACGCGAACCTGGCGGCGCTGCTCGACGACGGCGACGAGGAGCTGACGCCGCTCTTCTAG
- the rpoA2 gene encoding DNA-directed RNA polymerase subunit A'', translated as MTEFDVSADVEAVVEDTELPDDLKAEVYRTVEANDANVEQADEIARAVEHRYLDTRVDALDPVGTVSAQSIGEPGTQLTMNTFHYAGVAEIDVTQGLPRLIELVDARKTPDTPTMTVHLDDEYGTDREKAHEVVWKIEATKILALGDISTNVADMRVHIDLNPDTLQERWPTVDSVDEIAGEVAEIIEDSLGVKTVQQGTDVEFGPEEPSYRDLLQLVEELREVTFKGIEEIARVVIRKEETEDGEEFVLYTEGSAFGDVLTIEGVDASRTTCNNIHEIHSELGIEAARETIIEETKTTLEEQGLDDVNVRHLMLVADIMTNRGEIESIGRHGISGSKDSVLARAAFEVTVNHLLDAAIHGEVDDLNGVTENVIVGKPIKLGTGDVNLKMGSVNRSSQAD; from the coding sequence ATGACTGAGTTCGACGTCTCCGCGGACGTCGAGGCGGTCGTCGAGGACACCGAGCTGCCCGACGACCTCAAGGCCGAGGTGTACCGGACCGTCGAGGCGAACGACGCGAACGTCGAGCAGGCCGACGAGATCGCCCGCGCCGTCGAGCACCGGTACCTCGATACCCGGGTCGACGCGCTCGACCCCGTCGGCACCGTCAGCGCCCAGTCCATCGGGGAGCCGGGCACGCAGCTGACGATGAACACGTTCCACTACGCGGGCGTCGCGGAGATCGACGTCACCCAGGGCCTGCCCCGGCTCATCGAGCTGGTGGACGCCCGGAAGACGCCGGACACGCCGACGATGACGGTCCACCTCGACGACGAGTACGGGACCGACCGCGAGAAGGCCCACGAGGTCGTCTGGAAGATCGAGGCGACGAAGATCCTCGCGCTCGGCGACATCTCGACGAACGTCGCCGACATGCGCGTCCACATCGACCTCAACCCGGACACGCTCCAGGAGCGCTGGCCGACCGTCGACAGCGTCGACGAGATCGCCGGCGAGGTCGCAGAGATAATCGAGGACTCGCTGGGTGTGAAGACGGTCCAGCAGGGCACAGACGTCGAGTTCGGCCCCGAGGAGCCGTCCTACCGGGACCTGCTCCAGCTCGTCGAGGAGCTGCGCGAGGTGACGTTCAAGGGCATCGAGGAGATCGCCCGCGTCGTCATCCGCAAGGAGGAGACCGAGGACGGCGAGGAGTTCGTCCTCTACACCGAGGGTTCGGCGTTCGGCGACGTGCTCACCATCGAGGGCGTCGACGCCTCGCGGACCACCTGCAACAACATCCACGAGATCCACTCCGAGCTCGGCATCGAGGCCGCACGCGAGACCATCATCGAGGAGACGAAGACCACCCTCGAGGAGCAGGGGCTGGACGACGTGAACGTCCGGCACCTGATGCTCGTCGCGGACATCATGACCAACCGCGGCGAGATCGAGTCCATCGGCCGCCACGGCATCTCCGGCTCGAAGGACTCCGTGCTGGCGCGTGCGGCGTTCGAGGTGACGGTCAACCACCTGCTCGACGCCGCCATCCACGGCGAGGTCGACGACCTGAACGGCGTCACCGAGAACGTCATCGTCGGCAAGCCCATCAAGCTCGGCACCGGCGACGTGAACCTCAAGATGGGGTCGGTCAACCGGTCCTCGCAAGCGGACTGA
- a CDS encoding NusA-like transcription termination signal-binding factor: MAVTLTDEALRILGLFEEVTEASGRDCLIEDDRVVVLVAAGDMGTAIGPGGQHVAEFEERLGRDVKLVEDADTAADFVANALAPAAVYHVTISENGDTVAYAEVDEADTGVAIGADGRNIDTARELAKRHFDVDDIQLA; this comes from the coding sequence ATGGCGGTCACGCTGACGGACGAGGCGCTGCGCATCCTCGGGCTGTTCGAGGAGGTGACCGAGGCGAGCGGTCGGGACTGCCTGATCGAAGACGACCGCGTCGTCGTCCTCGTCGCCGCGGGCGACATGGGCACGGCCATCGGCCCTGGCGGCCAGCACGTCGCCGAGTTCGAGGAGCGCCTCGGCCGCGACGTGAAGCTCGTCGAGGACGCCGACACCGCGGCGGACTTCGTCGCGAACGCGCTCGCCCCGGCGGCGGTGTACCACGTCACCATCAGCGAGAACGGCGACACGGTCGCCTACGCGGAGGTCGACGAGGCCGACACCGGCGTCGCAATCGGCGCGGACGGCCGGAACATCGACACCGCGCGCGAGCTGGCGAAACGGCACTTCGACGTCGACGACATCCAGCTGGCGTGA
- a CDS encoding PGF-CTERM sorting domain-containing protein: MNRMAPLLAALLVVASVATPAAAAVTADRTETQDAYAGAHVSYDVQGDAVVDYTVDNETMVESMRVESQSNYESRAGVSGEVDLDSVVELDGLGLDMGASTTTQATVQTEGAASIVTHDNEDGTLVVRGGENGQFVEAQVGSDAEAEAASDDRVVVETDNGTTGTFIVVGDGNVTVNEAGNVTAELGSDASLVFRESGEERTDGEKRVERMIANGTATAEVYVEEQGEQTVEDTVTYGQDTTVEAAQEGEHTVNMTVERTQSQGKVVVIHVAESVVDAGESAEVLVDGQAAARAQSVSELRAATQNGDESMYYVAQDASAQAEASTTVMVGFDHFSERTASIQGEETTDGDDSGSGMPGFGVTAALAALVGAALVAVRARS; encoded by the coding sequence ATGAACCGAATGGCACCACTGCTGGCCGCGCTGCTGGTCGTCGCGTCCGTCGCGACACCCGCCGCCGCCGCAGTCACGGCCGATCGAACCGAGACGCAAGACGCCTACGCTGGAGCGCACGTGAGCTACGACGTGCAGGGCGACGCGGTCGTCGACTACACCGTCGACAACGAGACGATGGTGGAGTCGATGCGCGTCGAGTCCCAGTCGAACTACGAGAGTCGGGCGGGCGTGAGCGGCGAGGTCGACCTCGACTCCGTCGTCGAGCTGGACGGCCTTGGGCTGGACATGGGCGCGTCCACCACGACGCAGGCCACCGTCCAGACCGAGGGCGCTGCCAGCATCGTCACCCACGACAACGAGGACGGCACGCTCGTCGTCCGCGGTGGCGAGAACGGCCAGTTCGTCGAGGCCCAGGTCGGCAGTGATGCCGAGGCGGAAGCCGCGTCCGACGACCGCGTGGTCGTCGAGACCGACAACGGCACGACGGGCACCTTCATCGTCGTCGGTGACGGGAACGTCACCGTCAACGAGGCGGGCAACGTCACGGCAGAACTCGGGAGCGATGCCTCGCTGGTGTTCCGCGAGTCCGGCGAGGAGCGCACCGACGGCGAGAAGCGCGTCGAGCGCATGATCGCCAACGGCACCGCGACCGCCGAGGTGTACGTCGAGGAGCAGGGCGAGCAGACCGTCGAGGACACGGTCACGTACGGGCAAGACACGACCGTCGAGGCCGCCCAGGAGGGCGAGCACACGGTCAACATGACCGTCGAGCGCACCCAGAGCCAGGGTAAGGTCGTCGTGATCCACGTCGCCGAGAGCGTCGTCGACGCTGGCGAGTCCGCCGAGGTACTGGTCGACGGGCAGGCCGCTGCTCGGGCCCAGAGCGTGAGCGAGCTCCGCGCCGCGACCCAGAACGGCGACGAGTCCATGTACTACGTCGCACAGGACGCGTCCGCACAGGCCGAGGCGTCCACCACGGTTATGGTGGGCTTCGACCACTTCTCGGAGCGGACCGCCTCCATCCAGGGCGAGGAGACGACCGACGGCGACGACTCGGGCAGCGGCATGCCCGGCTTCGGCGTGACCGCCGCGCTCGCCGCACTCGTCGGCGCAGCACTCGTCGCGGTTCGCGCCCGGAGCTGA
- a CDS encoding DUF2080 family transposase-associated protein, with protein sequence MPDSFEIEGEEVLDGEVKPFGNSAHVTVPKRWRGADVKVVRTSEPAEQDEE encoded by the coding sequence GTGCCGGACAGCTTTGAAATCGAAGGTGAGGAAGTTCTCGACGGCGAGGTCAAACCGTTCGGGAACAGTGCCCACGTCACCGTCCCCAAACGCTGGCGTGGGGCCGACGTGAAGGTCGTCAGAACCTCAGAACCCGCCGAACAAGACGAAGAATGA
- a CDS encoding RNA-guided endonuclease InsQ/TnpB family protein — MTDSQALVKTLDFQLDIQSDNEGLLYDATLEARSVYNETIRLAKDGVDWNTIPDRVADDANLVKNTTQRVVVKALGAMDNYYEYDDFGQPSHTKDGAYPLRANYEEGYNLSLTDDGDVAFRISAKPYKHVKGVLKGSDAHLDILKTALTSDEWKIGTAEALFHNENAELHVNVTNTEQTVRDKQDSRTVVGVDVNEDNVALTALSANGVEDTLVIDFPEIKFERHRYFTMRKRVQNAGKDSIHDTLEGREERFVRDRLHKVSRHIVEWGHQFERPCIVFEDLKEMRDSIDYGTRMNRRLHHLPFRALQFYTSYKAAFEGIPTAWINPEYTSQRCPMCGHTERANRNKKRFKCKGCEHQDHSDRGASVNIAVKGIEKHQDWNVPALNSLPVVRKVRRQASGAVDVPTVTHLTVRGSQADG; from the coding sequence ATGACCGACTCACAGGCTCTCGTCAAGACGCTGGACTTCCAACTCGACATCCAGAGTGATAACGAGGGCCTGCTGTACGACGCCACGCTCGAAGCCCGCTCGGTGTACAACGAAACTATCCGTCTCGCCAAAGATGGTGTGGACTGGAATACGATTCCCGACCGCGTGGCCGACGACGCCAACCTCGTGAAGAACACGACACAGCGCGTCGTTGTCAAAGCACTCGGTGCGATGGATAATTACTACGAGTACGACGACTTCGGCCAGCCGAGCCACACCAAGGACGGCGCGTACCCGCTCCGAGCGAACTACGAGGAAGGGTACAACCTGTCGCTTACTGACGACGGCGACGTGGCGTTCCGTATCAGCGCGAAGCCGTACAAACACGTCAAGGGCGTCCTCAAAGGGAGTGACGCCCACCTCGACATTCTCAAGACCGCGCTCACGAGTGACGAGTGGAAGATTGGGACGGCGGAAGCCCTGTTCCATAACGAGAACGCCGAGTTGCACGTCAATGTCACCAACACCGAGCAGACTGTACGAGACAAGCAGGACTCACGAACGGTCGTCGGCGTGGACGTGAACGAGGATAACGTGGCTCTCACCGCACTCTCCGCGAACGGTGTCGAAGACACGTTGGTCATCGACTTCCCCGAAATCAAGTTTGAGCGACACCGCTACTTCACGATGCGGAAGCGCGTGCAAAACGCGGGGAAAGACAGCATCCACGACACGTTGGAAGGGCGTGAAGAACGGTTTGTCCGTGACCGACTCCACAAGGTGTCTCGGCACATCGTTGAGTGGGGTCATCAGTTCGAGAGGCCGTGCATCGTCTTTGAAGACCTCAAAGAGATGCGCGACAGTATCGACTACGGTACGCGGATGAATCGGCGCTTACACCACCTCCCGTTCCGTGCCCTCCAGTTCTATACGTCGTACAAGGCCGCGTTCGAGGGGATTCCGACTGCGTGGATTAACCCCGAATACACGAGCCAGCGGTGTCCGATGTGCGGGCATACGGAGCGTGCGAACCGCAACAAAAAGCGGTTCAAGTGCAAGGGATGCGAGCATCAAGACCACAGCGACCGTGGTGCAAGCGTCAACATCGCCGTGAAAGGCATCGAGAAGCATCAGGACTGGAATGTGCCTGCTCTCAACAGCCTTCCTGTTGTTCGGAAGGTGCGACGGCAGGCATCGGGGGCCGTGGACGTCCCGACCGTGACCCACCTGACCGTTCGAGGCTCTCAGGCCGATGGTTGA
- a CDS encoding Hsp20/alpha crystallin family protein, translating to MAFRTFDDMDSMFDQMDQMFDEMRTNWMDMTPRGMTPQLESDSDVTTYGDAATSLSERDGNYVFVMDLPGFEREDIELTFRDGSLHIDAVTEIDHDSEFVSMHQSRRSSERVRIPGDVVAEEIEATYRNGVLEVHLPMLEDEDDHHISIQD from the coding sequence ATGGCATTCCGAACCTTCGATGACATGGACAGCATGTTCGACCAGATGGACCAGATGTTCGACGAGATGCGAACGAACTGGATGGACATGACGCCCCGCGGCATGACACCCCAGCTCGAGTCCGACTCCGACGTCACGACCTACGGCGACGCCGCGACCAGCCTCTCCGAGCGCGACGGCAACTACGTGTTCGTGATGGACCTGCCCGGCTTCGAGCGCGAGGACATCGAGCTCACCTTCCGTGACGGCTCCCTCCACATCGACGCCGTCACCGAGATCGACCACGACTCCGAGTTCGTCTCCATGCACCAGTCGCGCCGCAGCAGCGAGCGCGTCCGCATCCCCGGCGACGTCGTCGCCGAGGAGATCGAGGCGACCTACCGCAACGGCGTCCTCGAGGTCCACCTCCCCATGCTGGAGGACGAGGACGACCACCACATCTCCATCCAGGACTGA
- the tnpA gene encoding IS200/IS605 family transposase, translating to MGEKRSNHTVYNVNYHFVWCPKYRHAILEPIEDSLEASFRNVCDEYDYEILSLQISPYHVHLFLSAHPKHAPSEIARTVKSTTAREMWEQHESFLKEYLWGGGFWEQSYYTGTAGTVSTETIERYIERTEHV from the coding sequence ATGGGTGAAAAGCGGTCGAATCACACGGTGTACAACGTCAACTACCACTTCGTGTGGTGTCCGAAGTACCGACACGCGATTCTCGAACCCATCGAGGATTCGCTGGAAGCGAGTTTCCGCAACGTCTGCGACGAGTACGATTACGAGATACTGTCGCTCCAGATCTCACCCTACCACGTACATCTGTTCCTCTCCGCCCACCCGAAACACGCGCCGAGCGAGATTGCAAGGACTGTCAAGAGCACCACGGCGCGGGAGATGTGGGAACAGCACGAGTCGTTCTTGAAGGAGTATCTGTGGGGCGGTGGCTTTTGGGAACAGTCGTACTACACCGGAACGGCAGGAACAGTCTCAACGGAAACAATTGAGCGGTACATCGAGCGGACAGAACACGTCTAG